Genomic segment of Streptomyces sp. SAI-127:
GCGTTCGCAGATTCGGATGATCCGGTGGGTGCGGGCCGCGGTCAGGTCGTGCGCACGGCCGGGCAGGGCGGGCGAGATCCACAGCAGTCGTCCTGCCGGATCGGTTACCACCTGGACGTTCACCCCGTGGCGTCGGTGTTTCTGTGAGAAGTCGGCCCGGCTGTCGCCGACCTGGTCGCACTCCGCGAGGGTGCCGTCCAGAAGGACGTAGTCGGGGTCGGCTTCGCGCAGGGCCCGCAGAACCCCGGGGGCTCGCTCGGCGAGCAGGTCGATGACGGCTGCCGTGTTGGCGTGGGCGGTGCCGACGGAAATGCCGAAGCCGGCCGCGAGTTGGGCGAGGGTGTCGAGCCGGCTCAGGTACACCAGGCCGACCAGGGCACGCTGGTGCGGCGGGAGCTTGCAGCGGCGGTCACCCTCGCGGGTGACGATGAGCATGGTGACCCCACTCGACCAGGGCATGAGGCAGGTCGAGTGCGGCAGGATAGGGAACCAACAAGGCTCCTGTGCCAATGAGTTGAGACGTCGAACACCTCTCTCAACGGCATAGGGGCCTTGTCCGTTGCGGACGCTGACGTCCTCACCCGATCAGTGGCCACGCTGAAGAGCTCAGTCTCATGCCGTCAGTCGCCCTGAGCGGGCCCGTCCTGCCGTCCTGCGAGCTTGGTGTCCACAAGCAGGTCTCTGTGACAACTATCGTGCTTCGGCTCAGTCGGGTGTGGCGGAGCGCTTCAGTTGGTGAGTTTCGCCAGTTGAAGCGTTCAGGACTGCTGTCACGGTCGCTACAGCAGGGGCCCGAGGTCGCCGTGGACAATGGTCTCGGGGATCGGGGGGCGGTCCCAGAGAGCGAGGATCTCGTTCGCCATGGCGACGATCGCGCGCGTGTCCCGGTCGCCATACGCCTTGATAGCGGCGGCCGCCAGGCTGCGCGGGACAGCACCGGCGTCGAGCAGGACTCGCCAGTCCTCCGGCGTGAGTTCGAGGAACTCCAGCCCTGTCAGCCCGGCGATCTCCAGTGGATCGGCAAGCGTCCCGGCGTAGCAGGAGAGGGTACGCAGGCGTGGCAGCCCGATAACGGGTGCCAGGCTGAATGGTTCACCGTCCCAGACGCCGAGGCTCAGCGCTTCCAGTTCGGGGTGGGCCGCGGCCTCAATGCTCCTGATGCTCCGGTGGTTGACCCACGCCACGTAGGGAAGTTCGGCCCGGCGGTGCCCGGAGTACCAGTCCCGTTCCGGATCCTGGACCAGGGCGGTGAGGGACTCGGCGAACAGTTGGGCTCCGACGCTCTGTTCGTGGTCGAGCACGATGATCTGTCCGGTGTGGCCGCACGGGCCCGGCGTCAGGTCGACGGCGACCCAGTCCCCGCCGCCGGTGCCGCCGATGACGATCCATCCGGGCGAGCCGACCAGGTCCTGCACGGCGGCGTCCGGCCCGGTGACAGCCGCCTCCATCGCCGCGTGTTCCCAACGGAACGGACGGCACGATCTGTCGGCGATGGAAACGTCGTCCAGGGAGCCCAGCTCGAAGCCAACCGCGTCGAAGACGCGCTGCGCCGCCTCGTTGTCGTCACCCCAGTCCGCCCACCGCGCGCGCGTCACCCGGTAGAGCACCTTGATCTCCCCGGGCAGCGCCACTCCCAGACGGGCCTCCGACGCGACGATCTCCGCCTCGGTGGCGCCGATCGCCTCGGGTATCCGCTCACGCAACGTCCGTTCCAGCAATGCCAGATCCACGGACGGAGCCGGCCGCGCCCCGGGCACGGCCTCGGGCAGGCGGCGCCACGGCTCGGGCACCGCCCCCTCGACCAGGAGCAGCGCCCCCGGGTGAGCGTTACCGAGGCCGGGATCCGCAGCAGGGCTGGGATCAAACAGATGAAGCACAGCCTTCCCGCTCGGCTCGAT
This window contains:
- a CDS encoding SMI1/KNR4 family protein translates to MSSLHDFATWEPLLRLLRTAHTETLAAPGGHVAGSIGRGSWSVPVQRRRPQPGRALLVSDMQEEFDAIERVRNALTAAEVAHIAFTVEIEPSGKAVLHLFDPSPAADPGLGNAHPGALLLVEGAVPEPWRRLPEAVPGARPAPSVDLALLERTLRERIPEAIGATEAEIVASEARLGVALPGEIKVLYRVTRARWADWGDDNEAAQRVFDAVGFELGSLDDVSIADRSCRPFRWEHAAMEAAVTGPDAAVQDLVGSPGWIVIGGTGGGDWVAVDLTPGPCGHTGQIIVLDHEQSVGAQLFAESLTALVQDPERDWYSGHRRAELPYVAWVNHRSIRSIEAAAHPELEALSLGVWDGEPFSLAPVIGLPRLRTLSCYAGTLADPLEIAGLTGLEFLELTPEDWRVLLDAGAVPRSLAAAAIKAYGDRDTRAIVAMANEILALWDRPPIPETIVHGDLGPLL